A DNA window from Staphylococcus warneri contains the following coding sequences:
- the guaB gene encoding IMP dehydrogenase, with the protein MWENKFAKESLTFDDVLLIPAQSDVLPSDVDLSVRLSDKIKLNIPVISAGMDTVTESKMAIAMARQGGLGVIHKNMGIEEQADEVQKVKRSENGVISNPFYLTPDESVYEAEALMGKYRISGVPIVNNLDDRELVGILTNRDLRFIEDFSIKISDVMTKEDLITAPVGTTLDEAEAILQEHKIEKLPLVENGRLEGLITIKDIEKVLEFPYAAKDANGRLLAAAAIGISKDTDIRAEKLVEAGVDALVIDTAHGHSKGVIEQVKHIKNKFPEITLVAGNVATAEATKDLFEAGADVVKVGIGPGSICTTRVVAGVGVPQITAVYDCATEARKHGKAIIADGGIKFSGDIIKALAAGGHAVMLGSLLAGTEESPGATEVFQGRQYKVYRGMGSLGAMERGSNDRYFQEDKTPKKFVPEGIEGRTAYKGPLQDTIYQLMGGVRSGMGYTGSKDLETLREEAQFTRMGPAGLAESHPHNVQITKESPNYSF; encoded by the coding sequence ATGTGGGAAAATAAGTTTGCTAAAGAGTCATTAACATTCGATGATGTATTATTAATTCCAGCTCAATCAGACGTACTACCAAGCGATGTTGATTTGAGTGTTCGCTTATCAGATAAAATTAAATTAAACATCCCAGTCATTTCTGCGGGTATGGATACAGTTACAGAATCTAAAATGGCTATTGCGATGGCAAGACAAGGTGGACTAGGCGTTATCCATAAAAATATGGGTATCGAAGAACAAGCTGACGAAGTACAAAAAGTAAAACGTTCAGAGAATGGTGTTATTAGTAATCCATTTTATTTAACACCTGACGAAAGTGTATATGAAGCAGAAGCTTTAATGGGTAAATATCGTATTTCAGGTGTACCAATCGTAAATAATTTAGATGACAGAGAGTTAGTAGGTATTTTAACTAACCGTGACTTACGTTTTATTGAAGATTTTTCTATTAAAATCTCAGATGTTATGACAAAAGAAGATTTAATCACAGCTCCAGTAGGTACGACTCTAGACGAAGCAGAAGCAATTTTGCAAGAACATAAAATTGAAAAACTTCCTTTAGTTGAAAATGGTCGTTTAGAAGGATTAATTACTATTAAAGATATTGAAAAAGTGCTTGAATTCCCATATGCAGCAAAAGATGCTAATGGCCGATTATTAGCAGCGGCAGCAATCGGTATTTCTAAAGATACTGACATTAGAGCAGAAAAATTAGTTGAAGCAGGTGTGGACGCACTTGTTATCGATACAGCACATGGTCACTCAAAAGGTGTTATTGAACAAGTTAAACATATTAAAAATAAATTCCCTGAAATTACTTTAGTAGCTGGTAATGTTGCCACTGCAGAAGCGACAAAAGATTTATTTGAAGCGGGTGCAGATGTTGTTAAAGTTGGTATCGGTCCAGGTTCAATTTGTACAACACGTGTCGTTGCAGGTGTAGGTGTACCTCAGATTACAGCTGTTTACGATTGTGCAACTGAAGCACGTAAACATGGTAAAGCAATTATTGCTGATGGTGGTATTAAATTCTCAGGTGACATTATTAAAGCATTAGCGGCTGGTGGACATGCTGTTATGTTAGGTAGTCTATTAGCAGGTACGGAAGAAAGCCCAGGCGCAACTGAAGTATTCCAAGGTAGACAATACAAAGTATACCGTGGCATGGGCTCATTAGGTGCAATGGAAAGAGGTTCAAATGACCGTTACTTCCAAGAAGACAAAACACCTAAGAAATTTGTACCAGAAGGTATCGAAGGACGTACAGCATACAAAGGTCCTTTACAAGATACAATTTATCAACTTATGGGCGGTGTAAGATCAGGTATGGGTTACACTGGTTCTAAAGATTTAGAAACGTTACGTGAAGAAGCGCAATTTACACGTATGGGACCTGCTGGTTTAGCAGAAAGTCACCCACATAATGTTCAAATTACTAAAGAATCACCAAACTATTCATTCTAA
- a CDS encoding general stress protein, producing MAEITVVKDKSELYNVINQKKSEGYLESELAVISRSKLHLDDLHDSQISLIATSGSFSDRMSRLLIGEDGEQAVLTRYDLTDEEIENHKQDILDNKILVVARRDRSSHNEVEENNAAYEELDITHYAAESKGPKA from the coding sequence ATGGCAGAAATTACAGTAGTAAAAGACAAATCAGAATTATACAACGTGATTAACCAAAAGAAATCTGAAGGCTATTTAGAAAGTGAATTAGCGGTTATTAGTCGTTCAAAATTACATTTAGATGATTTACACGACTCTCAAATTAGTTTAATTGCTACAAGCGGCTCATTCAGTGATCGCATGTCTAGATTACTTATCGGTGAAGATGGTGAACAAGCTGTTCTTACAAGATACGATTTAACTGATGAAGAAATCGAAAATCATAAACAAGATATTCTAGACAACAAAATTTTAGTTGTTGCAAGACGCGACCGTTCTTCTCATAACGAAGTAGAAGAAAATAATGCAGCTTACGAAGAACTTGATATCACACATTATGCTGCTGAATCTAAAGGCCCAAAAGCTTAA
- the pbuX gene encoding xanthine permease PbuX, with product MKNFILSIQHLLAMYAGAILVPIIVGTSLKFTPEEIAYLVTVDIFMCGVATFLQVNKVTGTGLPIVLGCTFTAVAPMILIGQTKGLGVLYGSLFLSGILVIIIAPFFSHLVKFFPPVVTGSVVTIIGINLMPVAMNYLAGGEGAKNYGDPKNLVLGGVTLIVILILQRFTTGFLKSIAILIGLIIGTVLAAIFGLVDVKQVGEAHWVGIPMPFRFSGFGFDLGATLVFFIVAMVSLIESTGVYHALSEITGKKLERKDFRKGYTAEGLAIVIGSLFNAFPYTAYSQNVGLVSLSGAKKNKVIYGMVILLLICGCIPKLGALANIIPLPVLGGAMIAMFGMVMAYGVSILGNINFANQNNLLIIAVSVGLGTGISAVPQAFKGLGEQFAWLTQNGIVLGAISAIILNFFFNGINYKQSEENVK from the coding sequence ATGAAAAATTTCATTCTTAGTATTCAACATTTATTAGCGATGTATGCCGGCGCGATTTTAGTTCCTATTATTGTAGGAACAAGTTTGAAATTCACACCAGAAGAGATTGCATATTTAGTAACAGTCGATATTTTTATGTGTGGTGTAGCGACATTCTTACAAGTGAACAAAGTCACAGGTACAGGATTACCAATTGTATTAGGGTGTACATTTACAGCAGTAGCACCCATGATTTTAATTGGACAGACAAAAGGACTAGGCGTATTATATGGTTCATTATTTTTATCAGGTATTTTAGTGATTATCATTGCACCATTCTTCTCTCATTTAGTTAAGTTCTTCCCACCTGTCGTGACAGGAAGTGTTGTGACGATTATTGGTATCAATTTAATGCCAGTGGCAATGAATTATTTAGCTGGTGGAGAAGGTGCTAAAAACTATGGTGATCCAAAGAATTTAGTATTAGGTGGGGTTACACTCATTGTGATACTGATTTTGCAACGATTTACGACAGGATTTTTAAAATCAATTGCAATTTTAATTGGATTAATCATTGGAACAGTGTTAGCAGCAATCTTTGGTCTTGTAGATGTTAAGCAAGTAGGTGAAGCACATTGGGTAGGTATTCCTATGCCATTTCGTTTTTCAGGCTTTGGCTTTGATTTAGGTGCAACTTTAGTGTTCTTTATTGTCGCTATGGTGAGTTTAATCGAATCTACTGGTGTCTATCACGCTTTAAGTGAGATTACTGGGAAGAAATTAGAACGAAAAGATTTTCGTAAGGGTTACACTGCGGAAGGTCTTGCAATTGTGATTGGGTCATTATTTAATGCGTTCCCTTATACAGCATATTCACAGAATGTTGGTTTAGTATCTTTATCAGGTGCTAAGAAAAATAAAGTTATCTATGGCATGGTTATTTTATTACTTATATGTGGTTGCATTCCTAAGCTAGGTGCCTTAGCTAATATTATTCCATTACCAGTTTTAGGTGGTGCGATGATAGCGATGTTTGGTATGGTAATGGCATACGGTGTTAGTATTTTAGGTAATATTAATTTTGCAAACCAAAATAACTTATTAATTATTGCAGTGTCTGTAGGTTTAGGTACCGGTATTAGTGCTGTACCTCAAGCGTTTAAAGGTTTAGGAGAACAATTTGCTTGGTTAACACAAAATGGTATTGTGTTAGGTGCCATCTCTGCAATTATCTTAAATTTCTTTTTTAATGGTATAAACTATAAACAAAGTGAAGAAAATGTGAAATAA
- the xpt gene encoding xanthine phosphoribosyltransferase: MESLGRKVKEDGVVIDEKILKVDGFLNHQIDAKLMNEVGQTFFEQFKNEGITKILTIEASGIAPAIMAAFHFDVPCLFAKKAKPSTLKDGFYQTDIHSFTKNKTSTVIVSEEFLGENDTVLIIDDFLANGDASLGLNDIVKQANAKTAGVGIVVEKSFQNGRQRLEAEGLNVSSLCKVASLKGNKVTLLGEK; this comes from the coding sequence GTGGAGTCGTTAGGACGTAAAGTAAAAGAAGATGGTGTAGTCATCGATGAAAAGATACTTAAGGTAGATGGTTTTTTAAATCATCAAATTGATGCAAAGTTAATGAATGAAGTAGGGCAAACATTCTTTGAACAATTCAAGAATGAAGGAATTACAAAAATATTAACTATTGAAGCATCAGGTATTGCGCCAGCAATAATGGCAGCATTCCATTTTGATGTACCTTGCTTATTTGCTAAAAAAGCTAAACCAAGTACTTTAAAGGATGGATTTTATCAAACAGATATTCATTCTTTTACTAAGAATAAAACAAGCACGGTTATTGTTTCTGAAGAATTCCTTGGGGAAAACGATACTGTTTTAATTATTGATGATTTCTTAGCAAATGGTGATGCTTCTCTTGGATTAAACGATATTGTTAAACAAGCTAACGCTAAAACAGCAGGTGTTGGTATCGTTGTTGAGAAAAGTTTCCAAAATGGACGACAAAGACTTGAAGCAGAAGGTCTAAACGTATCATCTTTATGTAAAGTAGCATCATTAAAAGGTAATAAAGTGACGTTATTGGGTGAAAAATAA
- the guaA gene encoding glutamine-hydrolyzing GMP synthase, with protein sequence MEMAKEQELILVLDFGSQYNQLITRRIREMGVYSELHDHEISIEEIKRMNPKGIILSGGPNSVYEEGSFTIDPEIYNLGIPVLGICYGMQLTTKLLGGKVERANEREYGKAIINAKSDELFFGLPSEQTVWMSHSDKVIEIPEGFEVIADSPSTNYAAIEDKSRRIYGVQFHPEVRHTEYGNDLLRNFVRRVCNCTGEWTMENFIEIEIEKIRERVGDRKVLCAMSGGVDSSVVAVLLHKAIGDQLTCIFVDHGLLRKGEGDMVMEQFGEGFNMNIIRVNAQDRFMKKLAGVSDPEQKRKIIGNEFVYVFDDEASKLKGVDFLAQGTLYTDVIESGTKTAQTIKSHHNVGGLPEDMEFELIEPINTLFKDEVRALGIELGIPEHLVWRQPFPGPGLGIRVLGEITEDKLEIVRESDAILREVVREEGLERDIWQYFTVLPGIQSVGVMGDYRTYDHTVGIRAVTSIDGMTSDFARIDWEVLQKISSRIVNEVDHVNRVVYDITSKPPSTIEWE encoded by the coding sequence ATGGAAATGGCGAAAGAGCAAGAGTTAATTCTTGTCCTAGACTTTGGTAGCCAATACAACCAATTAATCACAAGACGTATACGTGAAATGGGTGTATATAGCGAATTGCACGACCATGAAATTTCTATTGAAGAAATTAAACGAATGAACCCTAAAGGTATTATATTATCTGGGGGGCCTAATTCAGTTTATGAAGAAGGTTCATTCACTATTGATCCAGAAATTTATAATTTAGGCATCCCTGTATTAGGTATTTGTTACGGTATGCAACTTACAACTAAATTATTAGGCGGAAAAGTGGAACGTGCTAATGAGCGTGAGTATGGTAAAGCAATTATTAATGCAAAATCTGACGAGTTATTCTTCGGTTTACCATCTGAACAAACTGTATGGATGAGTCACTCAGATAAAGTCATTGAAATTCCTGAAGGCTTTGAAGTGATTGCAGATAGTCCAAGCACAAACTATGCTGCAATTGAAGATAAATCACGTCGTATCTATGGCGTACAATTCCATCCAGAAGTACGTCATACGGAATACGGTAATGACCTTTTAAGAAACTTTGTACGTCGTGTCTGTAATTGTACAGGCGAATGGACAATGGAAAACTTTATCGAAATTGAAATCGAAAAAATTCGTGAACGTGTAGGAGATCGTAAAGTATTATGTGCGATGAGTGGTGGCGTTGACTCATCTGTAGTAGCGGTATTACTACACAAAGCAATTGGTGATCAACTGACTTGTATCTTTGTTGACCATGGATTACTTCGTAAAGGTGAAGGCGACATGGTTATGGAACAATTCGGTGAAGGTTTTAACATGAATATTATTCGTGTAAATGCACAAGATCGTTTCATGAAAAAATTAGCTGGTGTATCAGATCCAGAACAGAAACGTAAAATTATTGGTAATGAATTCGTTTATGTATTTGATGACGAAGCATCTAAGTTAAAGGGTGTAGACTTCTTAGCCCAAGGTACGCTTTATACAGATGTGATTGAATCAGGTACAAAAACAGCTCAAACAATTAAATCTCACCATAATGTGGGTGGTTTACCAGAAGATATGGAATTTGAACTTATCGAACCGATTAATACGTTATTCAAAGATGAAGTACGTGCATTAGGTATCGAATTAGGTATTCCTGAGCATTTAGTATGGAGACAACCATTCCCAGGCCCTGGTTTAGGTATCCGAGTGCTTGGTGAAATTACGGAAGATAAATTAGAAATCGTACGAGAATCAGATGCGATTTTAAGAGAAGTAGTGCGAGAAGAAGGTCTTGAAAGAGACATTTGGCAATATTTCACTGTATTACCAGGCATTCAATCTGTAGGTGTTATGGGAGACTACCGTACATATGATCACACTGTCGGTATCCGTGCTGTAACATCAATTGATGGTATGACAAGTGACTTTGCGCGTATCGATTGGGAAGTCTTACAGAAGATTTCAAGTCGAATCGTTAATGAAGTGGATCATGTTAACCGCGTTGTCTATGACATTACCTCTAAGCCACCTAGCACAATAGAATGGGAATAA